From the Bacillus sp. FJAT-22090 genome, the window TAAAGTTACAGCGAAAGTTGTAAAAAACGGCAAAGCTAAAAAAATCATCGTTTTCAAATACAAAGCGAAAAAGAATTATCGTAAAAAACAAGGTCACCGTCAACCATACACAAAATTAGTAGTAGAATCTATTAGTTTATAAGATGATTAAAGTGACTGTTACAAAAGATCAATCAGGTCTTATTCATTCATTTGAAATGAAAGGACATGCTGATTTTGCCGAACATGGGAAAGATTTAGTTTGTGCAGGTGCTTCTGCTGTATCATTTGGTGCAGTGAATGCTGTCATCTCTCTTACTGAAATCACACCTATTATTAAGCAAAAGGGTGACGGAGGCTACTTATATGTCGAAGTGCCAAGTATATCGAATCCTGAAAAAGCTGCAAATATACAGCTAATTCTTGAAGCGATGATTGTATCTTTACAAACGATTGAACAAGACTATGGTAAGTATATAAAAATAACCTTCAAAAAGTAGGAGGTGGAACATATGTTGAAATTAAATCTTCAGTTTTTCGCATCCAAAAAAGGGGTAGGTTCGACTCGTAATGGTCGTGACTCTCAAGCGAAACGTCTAGGTGCTAAACGTGCTGACGGACAATTCGTATCAGGAGGATCTATTTTATATCGCCAACGCGGTACTAAAATTCACCCTGGTGAAAACGTTGGACGTGGAGGAGACGACACACTTTTTGCTAAAGTTGACGGTGTAGTACGCTTTGAGCGTTTCGGTCGCGACAAGAAAAAAGTAAGTGTATATCCTGTAGCTCAAGAAGCTTAATCAAAAAATAAAAGGACTGCATTTTGCAGTCCTTTT encodes:
- the rpmA gene encoding 50S ribosomal protein L27, whose protein sequence is MLKLNLQFFASKKGVGSTRNGRDSQAKRLGAKRADGQFVSGGSILYRQRGTKIHPGENVGRGGDDTLFAKVDGVVRFERFGRDKKKVSVYPVAQEA
- a CDS encoding ribosomal-processing cysteine protease Prp translates to MIKVTVTKDQSGLIHSFEMKGHADFAEHGKDLVCAGASAVSFGAVNAVISLTEITPIIKQKGDGGYLYVEVPSISNPEKAANIQLILEAMIVSLQTIEQDYGKYIKITFKK